In Bombus affinis isolate iyBomAffi1 unplaced genomic scaffold, iyBomAffi1.2 ctg00000068.1, whole genome shotgun sequence, the following proteins share a genomic window:
- the LOC126926980 gene encoding uncharacterized protein LOC126926980, whose amino-acid sequence MKWITVTGDLKGISSNWPGKTTEQKGSRSKSFRSNSFDVSTLHGAKSKLSGSSKAAISTFMAPSNWFTKRHQSMSKKPEDLVTASLSLKFDKSKVVKAVKSYGTTLVEPKWTLRYLVAQLRRC is encoded by the exons atgaagtggataacggtaaccggagatctgaagggaatttcttcaaactggcccggaaaaacgaccgaacagaaaggaagtcgatcgaagagcttccgttccaacagcttcgacgtgtcgacattgcacggagctaaaagtaagcttagcggatcctcgaaagccgctatttcgacctttatggcaccgtcgaattggttcacgaagagacaccaatcgatgtcgaagaagccggaagatttagtaacggccagtttaagtctcaagttcgataaatcgaaggtagtgaaggcggtgaag tcgtatgggacaacactagtggaaccaaagtggacgctcag gtatttggtagcgcaattgagaagatgttaa